One part of the Suncus etruscus isolate mSunEtr1 chromosome 2, mSunEtr1.pri.cur, whole genome shotgun sequence genome encodes these proteins:
- the LOC126001363 gene encoding LOW QUALITY PROTEIN: importin subunit alpha-3-like (The sequence of the model RefSeq protein was modified relative to this genomic sequence to represent the inferred CDS: inserted 4 bases in 3 codons; deleted 1 base in 1 codon), whose product MADSEKLDNQRLKNFKNKGRDLETMRRQRNEVVVELRKNKRDEHLLKRRNVPHEDICEDSDIDADYRVQNTSXEAIVQNASSDNQGIQLSAVHAARTLLSSDRNPPIDDLIKSGILPILVHCLERDDNPSLQFEAAWALTNIASGTSEXTQAVVQSNAVPLFLRLLHSPHQNVCEQAVWALGNIIGDGPQCRDYVISLGVVKPLLSFISPSIPITFLRNVTWVMVNLCRHKDPPPPMETIQEILPALCFLIHHTDVNXWALSYLRNAGNEQLQMVIDSGIVPHLVPLLSHQEVKVQMAALRAVGNIVTGTDKQTQVVLNCDALSHFPALLTHPKEKINKEAVCFLSNTSQQQVQAVIDANLIPMIIHLLDKGDFGTQKEAAWAISNLSISGRKDQVAYLIQQNVIPPFCNLINVKDARVVQIVLDGLSNILKMAEDEAETIANLIEECGGLEKIEQLQNHENEDIYKLAYQIIDQFFSSDDIDEDPSLVPEAIQGGTFGFNSSANVPTEGFQF is encoded by the exons ATGGCAGACAGCGAGAAGCTGGACAACCAGCGGCTCAAGAATTTCAAGAACAAAGGCCGC GACTTGGAAACTATGAGACGACAACGAAATGAAGTTGTAGTTGAattaaggaagaataaaagagatGAACATCTCTTAAAGAGAAGGAACGTACCACATGAAGATATCTGTGAAGACTCTGATATAGATGCTGATTATAGAGTGCAAAATACCT CTGAAGCTATTGTTCAAAATGCTTCAAGTGACAACCAAGGAATTCAGTTAAGTGCAGTTCATGCTGCTAGGACACTCTTGTCTAGTGACCGAAATCCACCAATTGATGACCTAATAAAGTCTGGAATATTGCCTATTTTAGTCCATTGTCTTGAAAGAGATGATAATCCTTCTTTACAGTTTGAAGCTGCCTGGGCTCTGACAAACATTGCGTCTGGGACCTCTG AAACACAAGCAGTCGTTCAGTCCAATGCTGTGCCACTTTTCCTGAGACTTCTCCATTCACCCCATCAAAATGTCTGTGAGCAAGCAGTGTGGGCATTGGGAAACATCATAGGTGATGGGCCACAGTGTAGAGATTATGTTATAAGTCTTGGCGTCGTGAAACCTTTACTTTCTTTCATAAGTCCGTCTATTCCTATAACTTTCCTAAGAAATGTCACTTGGGTCATGGTCAACCTATGTCGCCACAAAGACCCACCACCCCCAATGGAAACAATTCAGGAGATTCTTCCagctctttgttttttaattcatcaTACAGATGTAAA CTGGGCTCTCTCCTATCTGAGGAATGCTGGCAATGAACAGCTACAGATGGTAATAGACTCTGGGATCGTCCCTCATTTGGTTCCTCTGCTCAGCCACCAAGAAGTTAAAGTTCAGATGGCTGCTCTCCGGGCTGTGGGCAACATCGTGACTGGGACTGATAAGCAAACACAAGTCGTCCTGAATTGTGATGCGCTTTCACATTTTCCAGCACTCCTGACACAtcccaaagagaaaattaataaggaAGCAGTGTGTTTCCTCTCAAACACAAGTCAGCAGCAAGTCCAGGCAGTAATTGATGCCAACCTCATACCAATGATAATACACCTTTTGGATAAGGGGGATTTTGGCACTCAGAAAGAAGCTGCTTGGGCCATTAGTAACTTAAGCATCAGTGGGAGAAAAGATCAAGTGGCTTACCTCATTCAACAAAATGTTATCCCACCATTTTGCAATTTGATTAATGTAAAAGATGCACGAGTTGTACAAATAGTCCTCGATGGTCtaagtaatatattaaaaatggctGAAGATGAGGCAGAAACCATAGCCAATCTCATAGAAGAATGCGGAGGACTGGAGAAAATTGAACAACTTCAAAATCATGAAAACGAAGACATCTACAAATTGGCCTATCAGATCATTGATCAGTTCTTCTCTTCAGATGATATTGATGAAGACCCTAGCCTTGTTCCAGAGGCAATACAAGGTGGAACATTTGGTTTCAATTCATCTGCCAATGTACCGACGGAAGGATTCCAGTTTTAG